From Sceloporus undulatus isolate JIND9_A2432 ecotype Alabama chromosome 6, SceUnd_v1.1, whole genome shotgun sequence, one genomic window encodes:
- the LOC121932425 gene encoding 7-alpha-hydroxycholest-4-en-3-one 12-alpha-hydroxylase-like, which translates to MNFWETLLCAFLASLLALILGGLYTIGAFRRRRPKEPPLDKGFIPWLGHAIQFRKSPAEFLQKMQKKHGDIFTVLVGGKYISLVADPHTYEPLMKEPKEKLNFETFTSMVVHNAFCFQPTQAHHDIVKKFSQRYLSGKNLFMLNQIMMEKLQLVMLNRTSSGDGPTSWHQEGMFHFSYKTIFQAGFLTLFGTEPEKEKESQSHSVQSQLAKCEEIFECFKKFDHFFPQLAVSLLNPADQKEARRLQSILWDILSIEKLYQRDNINSWVVEQDQQMAKNGMTEKMRTQFLFLLLWASQANTGPATFWILAHLLKYPEAMKAVKEEVDRVIKETGQEVKPGSPFLSLSLDTIKTPLLDSAIEETLRLKGTLFLFRSVMQDTDVKMGDGKEYTLRKGDSVVLFPFIALHMDPEIYPDPQTFKYDRFINPDGTKKEFYKNGKHLKHHIMPFGAGPTMCPGRYFAVSEMRMFVILMLIYFDMELVNAEEDIPPTDEGRCGFGTANPSHDIQFRYRLRCKD; encoded by the coding sequence ATGAATTTCTGGGAGACTCTGCTCTGTGCTTTCCTTGCCTCCCTTCTCGCTCTCATACTTGGAGGCCTTTATACAATCGGAGCATTTCGCAGGAGGAGACCCAAGGAACCTCCGCTGGATAAAGGATTCATTCCCTGGCTAGGCCATGCCATACAATTCAGGAAGAGTCCGGCGGAGTTTTTACAAAAGATGCAGAAGAAACATGGAGACATATTTACAGTCTTGGTTGGTGGCAAATATATCAGTCTTGTGGCAGATCCACACACATATGAACCTCTAATGAAGGAACCTAAAGAAAAACTGAATTTTGAAACATTTACATCGATGGTTGTGCATAATGCCTTTTGTTTTCAGCCCACGCAAGCTCACCACGACATTGTCAAAAAATTTAGCCAGAGATATCTCAGTGGCAAGAATCTCTTCATGCTGAATCAAATTATGATGGAGAAGCTGCAACTTGTGATGCTTAACAGGACAAGTTCAGGTGATGGCCCAACATCTTGGCATCAGGAAGGAATGTTTCATTTCAGCTACAAAACCATTTTCCAAGCTGGTTTTCTCACTCTATTTGGCACCgagccagagaaagagaaagaaagccagAGTCATTCAGTCCAGAGTCAACTTGCAAAATGTGAAGAGATATTTGAATGCTTTAAGAAATTTGACCATTTCTTTCCCCAACTGGCTGTCAGTTTGCTGAATCCTGCAGACCAGAAGGAGGCCAGGAGATTACAAAGCATCTTGTGGGATATTCTGTCCATAGAAAAGCTGTATCAGAGGGACAACATCAACAGCTGGGTTGTGGAGCAGGATCAGCAGATGGCTAAGAATGGAATGACGGAAAAGATGAGGACCCAGttcctgtttcttcttctctggGCATCGCAGGCTAACACTGGTCCTGCTACATTCTGGATTCTTGCGCACCTCTTAAAATATCCAGAAGCAATGAAGGCAGTAAAGGAAGAAGTGGACAGAGTAATAAAGGAGACTGGTCAGGAGGTGAAGCCTGGCAGCCCCTTCCTCAGTCTGTCTCTGGATACCATCAAGACCCCTCTTCTGGACAGTGCAATAGAGGAAACACTGCGCTTGAAAGGAACTCTTTTTCTGTTCAGAAGTGTCATGCAAGACACAGATGTTAAGATGGGTGATGGCAAGGAATACACTTTACGGAAAGGAGATTCCGTCGTTCTTTTCCCTTTCATAGCCTTGCATATGGATCCAGAAATCTACCCAGATCCTCAGACATTCAAATATGACAGGTTCATAAATCCAGATGGCACCAAAAAAGAATTTTATAAGAATGGAAAACACCTGAAACATCACATTATGCCGTTTGGTGCTGGTCCCACAATGTGCCCTGGCCGATATTTTGCTGTCAGCGAAATGAGGATGTTTGTGATCCTGATGCTCATCTACTTTGATATGGAACTGGTTAACGCAGAAGAGGATATACCACCAACGGATGAAGGGCGCTGTGGCTTTGGAACTGCCAACCCTTCTCATGATATCCAGTTCAGGTATCGCCTGAGATGCAAAGattaa